The sequence TGGCCACAGATCGAATTAAAAAGATGAAAGCGGAACAAATGTCCAAGGCAGCGTGAATTAAAGCACGATATATTTTAAAAAACATGTAAAACACCAAGGGACTACTCTACACTTTTTTAAAAAGGGACTTATGAAATTAACTCTGATAACTGGGTATATATCAAAAAGGGGAAGGTTATGTATTACCGTTTGCACAAAGCAACTAAAATGAATATACAAATTTATCTGAAAAATGTCAAGCCATTGACATTAAAAATCGTTTACTTTGCTCGATACCCTTTAATGGATCTCTTATGTCTGGTCAAATGGTTTGTCAAGAAACATTTCATTTAAAGAATGAAGTTCTCAAACACCCCCAAGGTATGATAAATCTGGGTGCCAAGAAGGCTTTGCCTCTTCAATTGCTGTTGTTCACAATTTTCAATAGATGGTTTGTACAATCGCAGGGCATCGGTCATGCGCCATGGTTCTACACATCGATACTGCATTTAATAAACACTTATACCAAACGATGAGGAGGACTTTTGATATGGAGGCTTTCTTTCAACTCTTCGCTATCGCGTACACAGATATCATTTTTCAGCTCATTTTCATCGCCCTCATTATTTTGTTCTTTGTTTCGTTGACGTTATTTGTCGGAGATTAATGATTAATGCCTCGATAAAAAGGCAGCAAGCTGCTAACGCTGAAAAGAAATTAGATCGTATTATTGAATTGCTTGAAAAAGATAAACGTTCGTAGTTCGTGTGACATGAAGTGTTTGTGTTTTGGCACTTCACGCTTATCGATGTGCCATGAACGAATGTGGTTTGCCTTGACTTTCCCCGTCACTTTCCTCAACGCTCTTTTCCTTCCTGTCCCGCTCACCGCCATTTTTGTCCCTTCTACCGCCATTCTACTGCCTCATTCATCTATCTCTTCTATACTGACATTATTCAAATACAGTAATCGTTTATTAAGTGATCAGGAACTTATGAAGTTACCTTTAGAAGACCTGTCTTGGAGAGAATTTGAGCGGCTTTGCTATCTCTATTTTAAAGCGAGAGGCTATAAACCACAGGAGACTGCAGATGGGGCTGATGGCGGGGTGGATCTGGTGATTTACAACCGACACCATCAAGCAAAGGAAGCAATTCAAATCAAGCACTATCTTCGCTCAGGCAATCAAATTACCGTGAAAGACATCAGAGAGTTAAACTCTGCGAAGAGAAATCACGGCTGTATGCTGGCGCGGTTTATTACAACTTCAAGTTACACGAAGGATGCGCTCATCGAAGCTGACCAGTACCGTATCACTTGTCATGATATCCATTGGATCAAAAATCGGATTGAGAAGTGGCGTGCCTCGGCATTAGATAAGAAATTGGGGTAGCGTAAAATGGAAGAGCTACTAAGCTGACGCAATAAGTTTAGACAAACGATTTCAAATCAGACTTAAAATAGCGGTGAGGTTCTAACCTTTATTTAAAAGAGTGTAGAAAAAGCCTAGAAGGTCTTTGTCTACACTATGAATTCTGACTATAGCTGACTGCTCTTTAAGAATCGCCGGGATGTTCACCTGTTATTCTTTCACAGAACCAATCAAGGTGCCTTTCACAAAGTATTTCTGTAAAAATGGGTAAATGATTAACAATGGAAGGGCTGATACGATCATGACAGCATACTTCACTAGGTCAGCGGTTTTCACTTGTTCAACGAGTGATTCGGTCACTGCGCCTTCCATTGTCCCATCGCCATCGATTTCATTAATAATTAAAATTTCTCGTAATATCAGCTGAAGCGGATATTTACTCTCGTCAGAAAGATAAATGAGAGCACCAAAGTATTGATTCCACATGCTTACACCGTGAAATAAAGCCATAACTGCAATGAGGGGAGCTGAAAGCGGAAGAGCAATTCGGAAAAAAATAAACAGATCCGACGCACCATCGATCTTCCCCGCTTCAACTAACTGGTCCGGAACACTTTGTTGAAAGAATGCCCGCGCAACGAGTATAGACCATGCCCCGACACCTCCCGGAATTACGATGGACCAAATGGTATCAAGCATACCTAATGATTTAATGACAAGGTAGGTAGGAATAAGCCCCCCATTAAACAACATCGTAAATAAAATAAACCATAGTAAGAGCTTCTTGCCTTTTAAATCTTTACGAGAAAGTGCAAAAGCAGCGGGTAATAAGAGCATTAAGTGAATAGCCGTTCCAACTAATGTATAAATAACCGTATTATAATACCCTCTCCAGATCGCTTCGTTCTGAAATACTTTTTTGAATCCCTCAAAAGTAATATCGACAGGCCACAGCCACATTCTCCCTGTATTCACAGCATTCGGATCGCTGATTGAAGCGCTCATCACAAAAATTACCGGGTATGTGATGACGATGACGATCATTATTACAAAAAATACGTTTAATCGATCGAACGCCTTTTCTGAAAGGCTGCGCTTGTTCATCATGGTTTCCCTCCTCAAAAAATATTAGTAAAAGCTTATCCAGTAGAATGTTTTCGCATTAAATTTCGTGAGAAAGCTCTGTCGGTCGCAAGACATCTGTGCATCGATCATTCAGTTTTGCGCGCAGCATTCTGTTATCACGATCGGTCCAGTCTTTAGGTTTATATCTCTTTTGGAAGCCATATACTTTGATTCTTCTTTTCCTTTACACAATAAGAGATAAGAGTGATCATTGGCGCAGTCAGTCACTCCGCTCCCTTCTCTAACGCTTCGCTTGTAAGCAAAGACACCTACGCTTAGCACTTTTTTAAAAGAAGATGAATGTTGACTGTGTAATATTGGACCTGAGAAATCATCTCTGTTTTCTTTTAGAAGCTGATTTACAGCGCTTCGTCTACCACAAGCTGTGATCACTCACTTTTCGAGCCAAGTAATTGACGAATACGAGTAGAATGATATTTATCACAGAATCAAAGAGCCCGACCGCTGCTGCAAAGCTGTATTGTCCTTCCAGTAATCCTGTTTCATAGACAAAGGTCTGGATAATATCTGATGTCTCCGCATTTAAGGAGTTCTGCATCAGCAATACCTTTTCAAAGCCGACAGACATAAATTTCCCAATATTCAAAATAAACAAAATGACAACCGTAGGCAGTATTGATGGAATATTGATGTGCCAAATTCGTTGAAAGGTTGTCGCTCCATCGACTTTAGCCGCCTCGTGAAGCTCGGGGTTCACACCAGCAAGCGCTGCTAAATAGATAATCGTCCCCCAGCCTAACGATTGCCACTCGCCAGACCATACGTAGACATGACGAAACCAATCTGGACTTGTAAGAAATGGTATCGATTCTCCGCCCAAACCTTTAATAGCTAGATTAACAATCCCTGTAATTGGGTCTAAAAAAGCAACCACCATTCCTACGACAACGACGACTGAAATAAAATGTGGCGCGTATGTAAGCGTCTGTGCCCATTTTTTAAAGGCACTGTTTTTCAATTCGTTAAGCATTAACGCAAAAATGATCGGCAGTGGAAATAAGAGTAATTGATATAAATTAATTAAAATTGTATTTTTTAACAGCCTCCAAAAGTAATAGGAGTCAAAAAATCGTTCGAAATGGGCAAAACCGATCCAAGGACTGCCCATAATCCCCATGTTGGCGTAAAAATCTTTAAAGGCAATTTGAATGCCATACATCGGTACATAATGAAAGATCATAAAAAAGAGCAGCGCCGGCGATAATAGTAAATACAGTTGCCAATTTTTCTTCATACTTTTCCACGTTGTTTTTAAACGTGGACTCTTTACCGTCTGATTTACCGTTTGTGCCATCCAACATTCCCCTTTTTCCAAAAAATATGGACGGAGAAGAAGTCGTATTTCTCCGTCCTTATATTTCTCACGATGACAATCAAAAAGTGGGCAAATTAGGCATCTTTTAAGCGCTTATAAGCTGCTTCTTGAATATCCATATACTCTTCTAAGCCCATTTCTTCTAAAGTCTGTACGTAGTTGTCCCATTCTGAAAATGGGATGTCCCCAACAATAAACTTATCTCTCATTTCAGGAATAAACTTGTGTATATCGCTTCCTTTACTGTCGAGCACTCTGTTTTCTTCTTCTGTAAAAATAAACTCTGGCCAAATCTCTTCTATGATATGGGGCTCTAACTTTTTGACAGCTTCCTGAGACATCTCCGTGTTTTCTGAACCGTTGAAATAGGACTCTTTAACGAGAGCAGGGTAAAAGCCGCCTGGGAACGTCAAATATTCAGCGATCGCCTGTTCAAAAGTTAATCCGTCAGGGTTATCTTTAATTTCATCCACATAGTCCAACGAGCCATCCTCTTTTTCTTCAAAGGTTTTTCCTTCAATACCCATGAAGAATAACTTAGCACCTTCTTCTCCGTAAAAGTGATCTACCCAACGAACCGTGGCTTCTGGATGCTCATTTGCACTTGTTATGACAAAAGCACCTGGCCGCATTACAGGTGACGTAATGCGAGCATAAGACTTATCACCGAATGGTCCCTCTAAAGCATGGGCACCGGTATACTTTTCACCAATCTCTCCAAAAAGCATATCTGGGCTATGGTATACAGTACTGCCATACAACCCGTTAGAGCCATTAGCTAAAAATTGATTGTTTTCAATGGTAAATATATTTTCTTCAATCAAGCCTTCTTGATACAGCTGACTGATAAATTGCAGCATTTCCTTATATTCATCGGATGTAGGAATGAAACGCAATTCGTTGCTACTTGGATCAACATCAACATAAGCATGTCTTGCCCCTCTGTTTTGCAGCCCATATGCTCCATTTAACCAAGCAACGATTCGATCTATCGACGTGCCTCCAAAAGGAATTTCATCTGCTTTGTTATTGCCGTTGAGATCCGTTTCCTTCACTGCTTTTAAGTACTGGTAGAACTCATCGACGGTTTCTGGCATTTCCATATCCAATGCTTTTAACCAATCTTCTCTAATCCACGGCCTTGCCCCGATAAGGACTGAAGTAAATTCTGGTTCAAATAAATACGGAAACGCATAGATATTTCCATCTGGCATCGTAATCGATTTTTTGATTTCGGGATACTCTGTAAATATTTTCTTCAAGTTTGGCGCATAATTGTCAATCAGGTCATTTAAAGGAACAAATGTGCCTTGTTTTCCGTATTTTTGTAAATCACCAAACGATATGCTCGTAGAATGAAATGCATCCGGTAGTGACCCACTCGCTAAAGCAAGGTTCCGTTTTTCCGCCATTCCTTGCGCAGGTACCATCTCCCATTCGATATCGATGTTCGTCATTTTTTCGTACTCATTGTAAAGTAGTACATCATTCCAATCGTCAGCTGTATTCGGTGATTTATTGGCAAAGAAATTTAGTGTAATTGGTTCTTCCACTATGGGCATGCCTGTTTTACTAACATTTTCTGCTGACTTCTTTGCTTCTGCCTCTTGATTTGCTTCATTACTGTTACAAGCGACTAGCATCATTGCAGATATGATGGCAATGATCAATAGCTTCCCTTTCATCATTTACTCCCCCTTTATGGTTTCTAAGTGAACATTCTCCCTTGGTTCCCCTACCTGTTCCAGAAAACGAGCCAATTGGTTTTGGCATTTGTTGGCTGATCTAAAAATTTTTCAAAAACGATATCGATCTTTATTAAGCTAGCTATAGCTATTCGCATTTAATAGGTATAAACAACGCTAAGGATTGCCAAGTGAATCGCTTACCTGTTCCCTCCGATCATATAGATAAGGATCTCTTTTTTGATTTGGTTAAAATGGCGATCACCCTTTCACATTTAAATAGCAAGCTCATTTCATTTTTATCACACGACATGAAAATGACATATATGTGGATTTATACGATATGTCGTTTTTAACTACCAATTGGCGTTTTTTAATGCAAATACTAACTGTAAAAGGCGCCAGGACCACCTTTCACTTACACCTTAAATTCATAATTTCTACATAATGATGTGCACATTTCAATCTGATAGATTTCCAGACTTCATGAAAAAAACATTTGGCTTGGATTGATATATATGTTAAATCGATGTATAATTCAGTGGACACGCATAAAGTTCTGAATATTGAATAATTTATAAGTCATTTGTAAAGCCGATCTAAATTCTTTGTTAAAAATGATTGTTCTAAATGGATCGTTGAACAATATACGCTATAGTGGGAGCAGCAAGGTAAGATTCAGAGCTGTGCGCATGGAGAGGGGGGGCATAAAATGCGACTAAAGAATGGTGAAAAGACACGTTTGTTTTACAAATATTTCTTTTCTTATGCAATGATCTTTTTCATTCCATTTATCACCATTAGCTTTTTTGTTTATAACGAAGCGACTAAAATTATCAAAAAAGAAATTGTTGCCTCCAACATGAGCAAACTGGAACAAGTAAAAGATATTTCAGATACTAGAATTAAGGATATGAAAAGCATCGCTACGAGTATTGCGATTGATCGTAATATGTCTGCTTTTATGCTTAGGCGACCTTATGAAAGCAAACTAGCCATTCAGCAATTAATTTCATACGATACGAACAATTCTAGTATTAACGGTTTATTTTATATATGGATAACCTTCCATATATTTATACGTCGAGCGGTACAGCGACCTTTGATACATATGCACAAAGATCATTTGGCTTAAACAAAAAAGAAGCGAACGATTTAAAATATGCTGTTCAGGAAAGCAACGCACCCGTCTTTGTAAAGCACCCACTTTCATCAGCTGACGAACAGATCGTTTCTTACATTTATCCAATAGCAAAAGGAAGCAAGTCTTCGACCGGAAGAAAAGTCGTTTTTTTAATGAAGGAAAAATCCTATCAACATCTAGTGCAGCATGTTTTGGGGGATTTCAGCGGCGCTAATTATATTTTCGATCCCAGTGGTCAATTGATTACGGCGTCTAAAAATCGCTTGCCAGTTACTGCGGCGGA comes from Litoribacterium kuwaitense and encodes:
- a CDS encoding carbohydrate ABC transporter permease, encoding MNKRSLSEKAFDRLNVFFVIMIVIVITYPVIFVMSASISDPNAVNTGRMWLWPVDITFEGFKKVFQNEAIWRGYYNTVIYTLVGTAIHLMLLLPAAFALSRKDLKGKKLLLWFILFTMLFNGGLIPTYLVIKSLGMLDTIWSIVIPGGVGAWSILVARAFFQQSVPDQLVEAGKIDGASDLFIFFRIALPLSAPLIAVMALFHGVSMWNQYFGALIYLSDESKYPLQLILREILIINEIDGDGTMEGAVTESLVEQVKTADLVKYAVMIVSALPLLIIYPFLQKYFVKGTLIGSVKE
- a CDS encoding restriction endonuclease; protein product: MKLPLEDLSWREFERLCYLYFKARGYKPQETADGADGGVDLVIYNRHHQAKEAIQIKHYLRSGNQITVKDIRELNSAKRNHGCMLARFITTSSYTKDALIEADQYRITCHDIHWIKNRIEKWRASALDKKLG
- a CDS encoding ABC transporter permease, with the protein product MAQTVNQTVKSPRLKTTWKSMKKNWQLYLLLSPALLFFMIFHYVPMYGIQIAFKDFYANMGIMGSPWIGFAHFERFFDSYYFWRLLKNTILINLYQLLLFPLPIIFALMLNELKNSAFKKWAQTLTYAPHFISVVVVVGMVVAFLDPITGIVNLAIKGLGGESIPFLTSPDWFRHVYVWSGEWQSLGWGTIIYLAALAGVNPELHEAAKVDGATTFQRIWHINIPSILPTVVILFILNIGKFMSVGFEKVLLMQNSLNAETSDIIQTFVYETGLLEGQYSFAAAVGLFDSVINIILLVFVNYLARKVSDHSLW
- a CDS encoding extracellular solute-binding protein; translation: MKGKLLIIAIISAMMLVACNSNEANQEAEAKKSAENVSKTGMPIVEEPITLNFFANKSPNTADDWNDVLLYNEYEKMTNIDIEWEMVPAQGMAEKRNLALASGSLPDAFHSTSISFGDLQKYGKQGTFVPLNDLIDNYAPNLKKIFTEYPEIKKSITMPDGNIYAFPYLFEPEFTSVLIGARPWIREDWLKALDMEMPETVDEFYQYLKAVKETDLNGNNKADEIPFGGTSIDRIVAWLNGAYGLQNRGARHAYVDVDPSSNELRFIPTSDEYKEMLQFISQLYQEGLIEENIFTIENNQFLANGSNGLYGSTVYHSPDMLFGEIGEKYTGAHALEGPFGDKSYARITSPVMRPGAFVITSANEHPEATVRWVDHFYGEEGAKLFFMGIEGKTFEEKEDGSLDYVDEIKDNPDGLTFEQAIAEYLTFPGGFYPALVKESYFNGSENTEMSQEAVKKLEPHIIEEIWPEFIFTEEENRVLDSKGSDIHKFIPEMRDKFIVGDIPFSEWDNYVQTLEEMGLEEYMDIQEAAYKRLKDA